Genomic segment of Streptomyces longhuiensis:
CGACTACGACGCGTTGCACTTCCTGCGCCGCGCGTACCTCCTGCAGATGTGCGGCCTCGCCGTCACGCCGGTCGACGAACTGGGCGGCGACTACGAGCAGCTCCTGGAGATGTTCGAGACGACGGCCCAGCAGTCGCACCTGGTCTGGCACTACGACCACGCGGGCGCGTACGTCCCCGTGGACTTCCCGAGCCCGCTGTCCAACGACGAGCTCCTCGCCGGCGGCGGCCCCCTCGGCTCCTCCCACGCGCTCCTGCGGGAGCTGGAGTACGTGGCCCGCTCGATCGGCATAGACCCGGCCAACCCGCCGGCACCCCCGGTCCCGCCCGAGGGCCCCACGGCCCTGGAGGAACCGGCCGCTCCGGCCCCCCTCGACAACAGCCCTTTCGCCCGCGAACGCCACGTCTGGCTCGGCCTGCACGCGGCCGCGACCCGGAGCCTGGCCCAAGGCTCCATGATCATCTTCAGCTGACCCGGAACCTCGGTCGACCCGGAACCCGTGCCCGAGCCGTGGACAGGAGTCTCCACGAGGCCCTCTTCCGGCAGGCCGCCGGCGCGGGGTGCCGGAAGGTTCGCGCTCTGAAGGGGTGCGGGGAACGGCGCGACCGGCCACGACGCACGCACGGCCGACCACGGGCAGCTCGCCCCCGGTCCGTCCGGCCCCGAGCCGCGCGGAGCGCTCAGCGCGGCTCGGGCGGGCGCTGGCGGGGCATGTTCGGGCGGGCGCCCGGGGGGAGCGGGAAGCGGCCCGGCGGAGGCTCCACGGGGCGGGTGCCCGGGGCGACGGAGGACTGCATCACCAGCGGCGCGGGACCCGAGCGGAACTCCACCATCCAGTCCGCCGTCTCCGACCGCACCAGCTCCGTCACGTCGTCCGTGAAGCGCCGCAGCACCGACAGACACCGCTCGGCGGCCTCACTGGCCGTACCCTCCGTCGGGCCGAGCACCTCCCGCACGCTCTCCGACGCCCAGTCGAACTGGAGCGCCTGAAGCCGCCGCTGCACCGCCTGGGCCGTGGCCACGTCCCTTATCCAGCCCGACGTGAGCCCGAAGTAGCGGTCGCAGGCCACGCACGCCACCGCGAGCAGCAGCGCCAGATACCCCCAGGGCGCGACCCCGCCGAGCGCCCCGGTCAGATCGAGCAGCGGCAGCGCCGCCCCCGACACGGCACCGGCGACCGCACCGCCCCGCAGCGCCCGCGCCCCGCGCCGCTTCCACACCCGGTCGGCGAGGTACCAGTACGCCGTGTCCAGAGCCCCCCGCTCCACCCACCGGTAGAGCTCGTCGAGCCGCTCGGCGGGCTCGCCCCAGTCACCGACGGGGAACGTCCGCCCGGTCAGGTCGCCCGGCCGCACCGCGTCACCCGTGCCGTCACTGCGCTCGCCCCGGCCGCCCCGCTCCTCCTGGGGCGGTCCCTCGGGCTGCATCTCCGGCTGGCTCACCCGGCACTCCCTACGACTGGTCCTGGTCACGGATGGGGCTCATGTGCAGAGCATCTTCCTACCGCCCAATGGGTGGCCAAGGACCCGTTTTCGCGGTATTTCCGCCCGGAAGTGGGCCTTGATCAGGTATAGGCAGGCAGCCCGTCTCACTCGAAAGAGTGGAGCGAAAGGTGCCGGGGCGGGCGACACCCCGACCACGTAGGCTCGTTCCAGAGCGGAGAACCCGCCCGTGGTCGCAGGTCGAAACAGGACGCAACAGGAGCTGATCGTGATTCCCGGTGGTGGCCAGCCCAATATGCAGCAGCTGCTGCAGCAGGCCCAGAAGATGCAGCAGGACCTCGCCAAGGCCCAGGAGGAGCTG
This window contains:
- a CDS encoding SLATT domain-containing protein; this encodes MSQPEMQPEGPPQEERGGRGERSDGTGDAVRPGDLTGRTFPVGDWGEPAERLDELYRWVERGALDTAYWYLADRVWKRRGARALRGGAVAGAVSGAALPLLDLTGALGGVAPWGYLALLLAVACVACDRYFGLTSGWIRDVATAQAVQRRLQALQFDWASESVREVLGPTEGTASEAAERCLSVLRRFTDDVTELVRSETADWMVEFRSGPAPLVMQSSVAPGTRPVEPPPGRFPLPPGARPNMPRQRPPEPR